One genomic window of Geodermatophilus sp. DSM 44513 includes the following:
- a CDS encoding CPBP family intramembrane glutamic endopeptidase → MTGLPGSLADLGPAALAAVVVAGYLVVGEPLVGHVLHRRFEERLRTDARARRSFYGRLLVLEWGLATVALVVWLAAPGVDAGAVGLRWPQSFPGPLATAATVLVLGFVVLSTRALRSGVLARAAEEVRRSGEGRHAEPAVHATLALLPRTPAERRLFTVVGVTAGVCEEWLYRGFLLAVVAAVGGGPSTPVLVVVGAVAFGLAHAYQGVAGVVTTGVLGGVMAALYLGTGSLLLPVLLHALVDLRFLLVPAAALPDAVPGPA, encoded by the coding sequence GTGACCGGGCTGCCCGGCTCGCTCGCCGACCTCGGCCCGGCCGCGCTGGCGGCGGTGGTCGTCGCCGGCTACCTGGTGGTCGGCGAGCCGCTGGTCGGCCACGTGCTGCACCGCCGCTTCGAGGAGCGGCTGCGCACCGACGCCCGCGCCCGCCGGTCCTTCTACGGGCGGCTGCTGGTGCTGGAGTGGGGCCTGGCCACCGTCGCCCTGGTGGTGTGGCTGGCCGCCCCGGGGGTGGACGCCGGGGCGGTCGGGCTGCGCTGGCCGCAGTCGTTCCCCGGCCCGCTGGCCACGGCGGCCACCGTGCTGGTGCTCGGCTTCGTCGTCCTGTCCACCCGGGCGCTGCGCTCGGGGGTCCTGGCCCGGGCGGCCGAGGAGGTGCGCCGGTCCGGCGAGGGCCGGCACGCCGAGCCGGCCGTGCACGCCACCCTCGCGCTGCTGCCGCGCACGCCCGCGGAGCGGCGGCTGTTCACCGTCGTCGGCGTGACCGCCGGCGTGTGCGAGGAGTGGCTGTACCGGGGGTTCCTGCTCGCCGTCGTCGCCGCGGTCGGCGGTGGGCCGTCCACGCCGGTGCTGGTGGTCGTCGGCGCGGTGGCCTTCGGGCTGGCGCACGCCTACCAGGGGGTCGCCGGCGTGGTGACGACCGGCGTCCTGGGCGGCGTCATGGCCGCGCTGTACCTGGGCACCGGGTCGCTGCTGCTGCCGGTCCTGCTGCACGCGCTGGTCGACCTGCGGTTCCTGCTGGTGCCCGCCGCGGCCCTGCCCGACGCCGTCCCGGGGCCCGCGTGA
- the dnaE gene encoding DNA polymerase III subunit alpha — MSTPGPRPGASDSFVHLHVHTEYSMLDGAAKLPEVTRAAAEQGMPALAMTDHGNVFGAYDFYKQAKNAGVKPIIGMEGYYTPGSRFDRAPFDFGDNLIDEDGEGGSSRGKAAYTHMTLLARTTEGMHNLFRISSMASLEGQYRKPRFDRDLLERYGTGLIATTGCPSGEVNMWLRAGRVDRARQAAADFQDIFGRENFYAEVMDHGLAIERKTRPALLEIAADLGIPLLGTNDLHYTHRDDAQAHDALLCIQTGSRLNETNRFRFNGDGYYLKSAAEMRELFREVPEACDNTLLVAEQCEVEFTEGADLMPRFPLPPGEDETSWFVKEVERGLHKRWPGGIPDHVRRQADYEVGIITQMGFPGYFLVVADFINWAKDNGIRVGPGRGSAAGSLAAYAMGITDLDPLAHGLIFERFLNPERVSMPDVDIDFDDRRRGEVIQYVSRKYGEERVSQIVTYGTIKAKAAVKDAARVLDRPFSVGDELTKLMPPDVMGKGIPLSGIFDPAHPRYREAAEFRARYESDPGAAEVVDQARKLEGLKRQWGVHAAGVIIGRHPLIDSIPIMRREADGAVITQFDYPTCETLGLLKMDFLGLRNLTVIDDALRNIVANGKEPIDLEEISRDLTDPATYALLSRGDTLGVFQFDGGPMRSLLRLMRPDNFEDISAVGALYRPGPMGANSHTNYALRKNGQQEITPIHPELAEPLEEILGTTYGLIVYQEQVMAIAQKVAGYSLGKADLLRRAMGKKKKSVLDAEYVGFEAGMKANGFSAAAVKTLWDILVPFADYAFNKAHSAAYGLISYWTAYLKANHPAEYMAGLLTSVGDDKDRRPVYLAECRRMGIKVLPPDVNESSWDFTAVGTDIRFGLASVRNVGHNVVDSIRRAREEKGAFKDFADFMRKIDTVACNKKVVESLAKAGAFDSLGHSRQGIVAVHAQAVDSAMALKRKEAEGQFDLFGSFGDAGDDDPFGGALDIAVPMADWSKSERLVFERDMLGLYVSDHPLHGVEHVLAANADTPIAEINAGGVEDGATVTIAGILTSVAPRTNKQGAPWAIATLEDLESGIEVLFFPKTWAEVSEKVVRDQIVVVKGRISRRDDQPSLFGSEVTIPELTEGARGPVLVSMAAARCTPPVVERLREVLGSHPGTTEVQLKLVNGSRETVLRLDQGLRVRPSTALMGDIKALLGPTSVALL; from the coding sequence GTGAGCACCCCCGGCCCCCGACCCGGCGCTTCCGACTCCTTCGTGCACCTGCACGTGCACACCGAGTACTCCATGCTCGACGGCGCGGCCAAGCTGCCGGAGGTCACCCGGGCCGCCGCCGAGCAGGGCATGCCCGCGCTGGCGATGACCGACCACGGCAACGTCTTCGGCGCCTACGACTTCTACAAGCAGGCGAAGAACGCCGGCGTGAAGCCGATCATCGGCATGGAGGGCTACTACACGCCCGGCTCCCGCTTCGACCGGGCACCGTTCGACTTCGGTGACAACCTCATCGACGAGGACGGCGAGGGCGGCTCCTCCCGGGGCAAGGCGGCCTACACGCACATGACGCTGCTGGCCCGGACGACGGAGGGGATGCACAACCTCTTCCGCATCTCCTCGATGGCCAGCCTGGAGGGGCAGTACCGCAAGCCGCGGTTCGACCGGGACCTGCTGGAGCGGTACGGCACCGGCCTGATCGCCACCACCGGCTGCCCGTCAGGCGAGGTGAACATGTGGCTGCGGGCCGGCAGGGTCGACCGGGCGCGGCAGGCCGCGGCGGACTTCCAGGACATCTTCGGCCGGGAGAACTTCTACGCCGAGGTGATGGACCACGGGCTGGCCATCGAGCGGAAGACGCGCCCGGCGCTGCTGGAGATCGCGGCCGACCTCGGCATCCCGCTGCTGGGCACCAACGACCTGCACTACACCCACCGCGACGACGCCCAGGCGCACGACGCGCTGCTGTGCATCCAGACCGGGTCGCGGCTCAACGAGACCAACCGCTTCCGGTTCAACGGCGACGGCTACTACCTGAAGTCCGCCGCGGAGATGCGCGAGCTGTTCCGCGAGGTGCCCGAGGCGTGCGACAACACGCTGCTGGTCGCCGAGCAGTGCGAGGTGGAGTTCACCGAGGGTGCGGACCTGATGCCCCGGTTCCCGCTGCCGCCGGGGGAGGACGAGACCTCCTGGTTCGTCAAGGAGGTCGAGCGCGGCCTGCACAAGCGCTGGCCGGGCGGGATCCCCGACCACGTGCGCCGGCAGGCCGACTACGAGGTCGGGATCATCACCCAGATGGGTTTCCCGGGGTACTTCCTCGTGGTCGCCGACTTCATCAACTGGGCCAAGGACAACGGCATCCGCGTCGGCCCGGGGCGCGGCTCGGCGGCCGGCTCGCTGGCCGCCTACGCCATGGGCATCACCGACCTCGACCCGCTGGCGCACGGGCTGATCTTCGAGCGGTTCCTCAACCCCGAGCGCGTCTCCATGCCCGACGTCGACATCGACTTCGACGACCGTCGCCGCGGCGAGGTCATCCAGTACGTCTCGCGCAAGTACGGCGAGGAGCGGGTCAGCCAGATCGTCACCTACGGCACCATCAAGGCCAAGGCCGCCGTCAAGGACGCCGCCCGGGTGCTTGACCGGCCGTTCTCGGTGGGCGACGAGCTGACCAAGCTCATGCCGCCGGACGTGATGGGCAAGGGCATCCCGCTGTCGGGGATCTTCGACCCGGCCCACCCGCGCTACCGGGAGGCCGCGGAGTTCCGCGCCCGCTACGAGTCCGACCCGGGCGCGGCCGAGGTCGTCGACCAGGCCCGCAAGCTCGAGGGCCTCAAGCGCCAGTGGGGCGTGCACGCCGCCGGCGTCATCATCGGCCGCCACCCGCTGATCGACTCCATCCCGATCATGCGGCGCGAGGCCGACGGCGCGGTCATCACGCAGTTCGACTACCCGACCTGCGAGACGCTCGGCCTGCTCAAGATGGACTTCCTGGGCCTGCGCAACCTCACCGTCATCGACGACGCGCTGCGCAACATCGTGGCCAACGGCAAGGAGCCGATCGACCTCGAGGAGATCAGCAGGGACCTCACCGACCCGGCCACCTACGCGCTGCTGTCCCGCGGGGACACCCTCGGGGTCTTCCAGTTCGACGGCGGCCCGATGCGCTCGCTGCTGCGGCTGATGCGGCCGGACAACTTCGAGGACATCTCCGCCGTCGGTGCCCTCTACCGGCCCGGCCCGATGGGTGCGAACTCGCACACCAACTACGCGCTGCGCAAGAACGGCCAGCAGGAGATCACGCCGATCCACCCGGAGCTGGCCGAGCCGCTGGAGGAGATCCTCGGCACGACCTACGGCCTGATCGTCTACCAGGAGCAGGTCATGGCGATCGCGCAGAAGGTCGCCGGGTACTCCCTCGGCAAGGCCGACCTGCTGCGCCGGGCGATGGGCAAGAAGAAGAAGTCCGTCCTGGACGCGGAGTACGTCGGCTTCGAGGCCGGCATGAAGGCCAACGGCTTCTCCGCCGCGGCGGTCAAGACGCTGTGGGACATCCTCGTCCCCTTCGCCGACTACGCCTTCAACAAGGCCCACTCGGCGGCCTACGGGCTGATCTCCTACTGGACGGCCTACCTCAAGGCCAACCACCCGGCCGAGTACATGGCCGGGCTGCTCACCAGCGTCGGCGACGACAAGGACCGCCGGCCGGTCTACCTGGCCGAGTGCCGGCGGATGGGCATCAAGGTGCTCCCGCCGGACGTCAACGAGTCCTCCTGGGACTTCACCGCCGTCGGCACCGACATCCGCTTCGGGCTGGCCTCGGTGCGCAACGTGGGGCACAACGTCGTCGACTCGATCCGCCGGGCCCGCGAGGAGAAGGGCGCCTTCAAGGACTTCGCCGACTTCATGCGCAAGATCGACACGGTGGCCTGCAACAAGAAGGTCGTCGAGTCCCTCGCCAAGGCCGGCGCGTTCGACTCCCTCGGCCACTCCCGGCAGGGCATCGTCGCCGTCCACGCGCAGGCCGTCGACTCCGCGATGGCGCTCAAGCGCAAGGAGGCCGAGGGCCAGTTCGACCTGTTCGGCAGCTTCGGGGACGCCGGGGACGACGACCCGTTCGGCGGGGCGCTGGACATCGCCGTCCCCATGGCCGACTGGTCGAAGTCCGAGCGGCTGGTCTTCGAGCGCGACATGCTCGGCCTGTACGTGTCCGACCACCCGCTGCACGGCGTGGAGCACGTGCTGGCCGCCAACGCCGACACCCCGATCGCGGAGATCAACGCCGGGGGCGTGGAGGACGGCGCCACCGTCACCATCGCCGGCATCCTGACCTCGGTCGCCCCGCGCACGAACAAGCAGGGCGCGCCCTGGGCGATCGCCACGCTGGAGGACCTCGAGTCCGGCATCGAGGTGCTGTTCTTCCCCAAGACCTGGGCAGAGGTCTCGGAGAAGGTCGTCCGCGACCAGATCGTGGTGGTCAAGGGCCGGATCAGCCGGCGCGACGACCAGCCCTCGCTGTTCGGCTCCGAGGTCACCATCCCCGAGCTCACCGAGGGCGCCCGCGGGCCGGTGCTGGTCTCGATGGCCGCCGCCCGCTGCACCCCGCCGGTCGTGGAGCGGCTGCGCGAGGTGCTCGGCAGCCACCCGGGCACCACCGAGGTGCAGCTGAAGCTGGTCAACGGCAGCCGGGAGACCGTGCTGCGGCTGGACCAGGGGCTGCGGGTGCGGCCCAGCACCGCGCTGATGGGCGACATCAAGGCGCTGCTGGGCCCAACCAGCGTCGCCCTGCTGTGA